A stretch of Halichondria panicea chromosome 1, odHalPani1.1, whole genome shotgun sequence DNA encodes these proteins:
- the LOC135331592 gene encoding ankyrin repeat domain-containing protein 7-like: MDPSQQDSELHAQKKLAKDLSEAVVNYDVIKVRSLLGKGADPNHQLYWSDEWAELPPLHFACQKGNLEIVKILATHGAHIDKGDGKLNRVPLHYASRRVEVVKYLIQELKCSTDLRDKRSRTLLHLACIEGSRDVIQYLVEELKMDVDVRDDEGKSPMDRAVLGVYDSCVNVALYLMSRGYACSDEDKANLLCGVCWTGRLDMVEELVEHHKVDPENATDRAGWTPLRRAKESGHFVIVDYFKSLSQQSSVSNWRQENGPPPTKKRKAAQKVCPSCEESCHIRYKKCPECEHKFPHSRT, encoded by the exons ATGGACCCAAGTCAACAAGACTCTGAGCTACA TGCTCAAAAGAAGCTAGCCAAGGACTTATCTGAGGCTGTAGTCAACTATGATGTCATTAAAGTGAGATCTTTGTTGGGAAAGGGGGCGGATCCTaaccaccagctctactggagtgacgAGTGGGCGGAGCTGCCTCCATTACACTTTGCTTGTCAGAAGGGCAACCTTGAGATTGTGAAGATACTTGCTACCCATGGAGCTCATATTGATAAAGGTGATGGGAAGCTGAACAGAGTTCCACTGCACTATGCATCCAGGAGGGTTGAGGTGGTGAAATACCTGATCCAAGAGCTCAAatgtagcactg aTTTGAGGGATAAACGCAGCAGAACTCTTCTTCACTTGGCTTGTATCGAGGGAAGTAGAGACGTGATACAGTATCTGGTGGAGGAGCTGAAGATGGATGTTG ATGTGAGAGATGATGAGGGAAAGTCCCCAATGGACAGAGCAGTATTAGGCGTGTATGACAGCTGTGTGAATGTTGCCCTCTACCTGATGAGCCGTGGctatgcatgtagtgatgaggACAAAGCCAATTTACTGTGTGGAGTATGTTGGACTGGCAGGCTGGATATGGTGGAGGAACTGGTCGAACATCACAAAGTTGACCCAGAGA ATGCAACTGACCGTGCTGGCTGGACTCCTCTTAGAAGAGCTAAAGAGAGTGGTCACTTTGTAATCGTTGACTACTTCAAGTCTCTATCACAACAAT cTTCTGTGAGTAACTGGAGGCAGGAGAATGGACCACCACCAACAAAGAAACGAAAAG ctGCCCAGAAAGTGTGTCCTagctgtgaggagagctgTCACATCCGCTACAAGAAATGTCCCGAATGTGAGCACAAGTTCCCTCACTCAAGGACATAA
- the LOC135330835 gene encoding uncharacterized protein LOC135330835, producing MEAVQLLLACALLCMVVKTHSTDTRDWLINSIKDEVTLTVTGDQLTLSNTLISRIFTTSPAFGTIDYRSETKQQPILRTIFPEGYVTLDGIDYPIGGLFSPLPHAYMNTSTLTVLQSSFVYTGYTKTPPVAPFHWEPGLRHSPTDASWPPKGMTLSLNFKPPADVKKPSHANIIVTVNYEMYVGVPILAKWLTVQNAASTSVTVDRTVIEYIGTQKPYVPLSLSPQAQPWEHDTSALTESWLYVEANVPHGGLVQWGMDAAGSSVSPGADEPVLNCTYTFGPGVEIATTSKSSKINSALLSQFDTYKVLELVTDSYDRERIALSRHKMTRLLAPQTQENPIFFHGTDSSKTGFKKSIDQMVAVGFEMYIYSFGSGFKLEDMDKTNIDAITADIQYAKSQGIEVGGYDLIDLDRGHGGYGGNVGDQWDVVNPQSGQLTQDACFASGWYDKINDIIFTFINQTGLSMLETDGPYGGAMCGSTNHTHHTSASDSVYWQTRLQAQLYSELRAKNVFINQPDNYFYWGGSKSGMGYNENQYSLPRWEDLSVSRQGMYDDTYHYIPTQGWMFVPLVVYHGGGSAAQFEPLSEHLVEYEWALAQYLGYGVAACYRGPRLYDTDATMQLVKKWVGFYKTYRDILISDIVHVRRPDMQDYDCVLHVNPHLDHRGLAMIFNPTPVAITRNISLPLYYTGLSDKALVLPEGQSPGAVYGLDRGYNAVVTVTMDPKSITWILIMSPD from the exons ATGGAGGCTGTACAGTTACTCCTTGCATGTGCGCTGCTTTGCATGGTGGTAAAGACCCACTCCACTGACACAAGGGACTGGCTCATCAACAGCATTAAAGATGAG GTCACACTAACTGTGACTGGAGATCAACTCACACTCAGTAACACACTCATCTCTCGCATCTTTACAACCTCCCCTGCCTTCGGGACAATCGACTATCGCAGTGAAACAAAACAACAGCCCATACTACGCACAATCTTTCCCGAGGGCTACGTAACGCTAGACGGTATTGATTACCCAATAGGAGGTCTATTCTCCCCCCTACCTCACGCTTACATGAACACCTCTACACTGACTGTACTGCAGTCCTCTTTTGTGTACACTGGCTACACCAAGACCCCTCCAGTTGCACCATTTCATTGGGAACCTGGACTGAGGCATTCCCCAACAGATGCTAGCTGGCCTCCTAAAGGAATGACTCTATCGCTTAATTTCAAACCTCCTGCAGATGTGAAGAAACCTTCTCATGCAAATATAATTGTTACAGTGAACTACGAGATGTATGTGGGTGTACCTATTTTAGCAAAATGGCTAACAGTTCAAAATGCAGCAAGTACTTCGGTTACAGTGGACCGGACTGTTATCGAATACATCGGTACTCAAAAACCGTACGTTCCATTGAGTTTATCGCCCCAGGCCCAGCCTTGGGAGCACGACACATCAGCCCTAACAGAATCATGGCTCTATGTTGAAGCAAACGTGCCTCACGGTGGCCTAGTGCAGTGGGGTATGGATGCAGCTGGCAGTAGCGTTAGCCCTGGGGCAGATGAACCTGTTCTCAATTGTACCTACACATTCGGACCAGGTGTAGAAATTGCAACCACTTCGAAATCCTCAAAAATAAATTCAGCACTGCTATCACAATTTGATACTTATAAAGTTTTGGAACTTGTTACGGATTCTTATGATCGCGAGAGGATTGCGCTGAGTCGGCACAAAATGACGAGATTGTTGGCACCACAAACACAAGAAAATCCAATATTTTTCCACGGAACAGATTCCAGTAAAACCGGTTTTAAGAAGTCTATTGATCAAATGGTTGCAGTTGGTTTTGAGATGTATATTTACAGTTTTGGTTCTGGTTTCAAACTGGAGGATATGGACAAGACTAATATCGACGCTATCACTGCAGATATTCAGTATGCAAAGTCACAAGGAATTGAAGTTGGAGG gtatgaTCTGATAGACCTTGATCGGGGTCACGGGGGATATGGGGGGAACGTGGGGGACCAGTGGGACGTAGTCAACCCACAATCAGGACAACTAACACAGGATGCTTGCTTCGCTTCTGGATG GTATGACAAGATTAATGACATCATCTTCACTTTCATCAACCAAACTGGTCTCTCTATGCTTGAGACAGATGGACCATATGGAGGTGCAATGTGCGGCTCaactaaccacacccaccacacctcTGCCAGTGACTCCGTGTACTGGCAGACACGACTACAAGCACAGCTCTATTCTGAGCTACGAGCAAAGAACGTGTTTATCAACCAACCTGACAACTATTTCTATTGGGGAGGAAGCAAGTCTGGAATGGG TTATAATGAGAACCAGTACAGCCTGCCTCGCTGGGAGGACCTCAGTGTGAGCAGACAGGGGATGTATGATGATACCTACCATTACATACCCACCCAGGGATGGATGTTTGTACCACTGGTCGTGTATCACGgag GTGGTTCTGCTGCTCAGTTTGAGCCACTGTCTGAGCACCTAGTGGAGTATGAGTGGGCGTTGGCTCAATACCTTGGTTACGGAGTTGCAGCTTGTTATCGTGGCCCCAG GTTGTATGACACTGATGCAACTATGCAGTTGGTGAAGAAGTGGGTGGGTTTCTACAAGACCTATCGTGACATTCTGATCAGTGACATAGTCCATGTGAGGAGACCAGACATGcaag ATTACGACTGTGTGCTGCACGTGAATCCTCACCTTGACCACCGCGGTCTAGCCATGATATTCAACCCCACTCCAGTGGCCATAACACGCAACATCAGTCTACCACTGTACTACACTGGCCTGTCTGACAAAGCACTCGTGTTGCCTGAGGGACAGAGTCCGGGGGCAGTGTATGGGTTGGATAGAGGCTACAACGCGGTGGTGACTGTCACCATGGACCCCAAGAGTATCACATGGATACTTATCATGTCACCTGACTAA